The Enteractinococcus fodinae genome has a segment encoding these proteins:
- the rraA gene encoding ribonuclease E activity regulator RraA, with protein MTSRDIFYTSDIYDAAEHEVASLDLQLESLGTHRQFHGRIRTVSCLHDNGLVKAIANEPGEGQVLVVDGGGSLHSALMGGNIAQAFADNGWAGVIIHGAVRDRHEINALPMGVKALGSNPRKSAKDGVGVRDIPVTIHNVEFIPGARVYADEDGVIVDARDIQPLS; from the coding sequence ATGACATCGCGCGATATTTTTTACACCTCTGACATCTACGACGCCGCTGAACACGAAGTAGCCTCACTGGACCTCCAGCTGGAAAGCCTCGGGACACACCGCCAGTTCCACGGTCGAATTCGCACCGTCTCGTGTCTCCACGACAACGGGCTGGTCAAAGCTATCGCGAATGAACCCGGTGAGGGCCAGGTTCTGGTGGTCGATGGTGGTGGCAGCCTGCACAGCGCGCTGATGGGAGGCAATATCGCCCAAGCCTTTGCTGACAACGGCTGGGCCGGGGTGATCATTCACGGTGCCGTACGTGATCGTCACGAGATCAACGCGCTACCGATGGGTGTCAAAGCGCTCGGCTCGAATCCGCGTAAATCCGCCAAAGACGGCGTCGGCGTTCGTGATATCCCGGTGACCATTCACAACGTCGAATTCATCCCGGGAGCCAGGGTCTACGCCGATGAGGACGGGGTCATCGTCGACGCCCGCGATATACAACCGCTGTCATAG
- a CDS encoding Hsp20/alpha crystallin family protein, translating to MLMRTDPFREIDRLTQQLLGTTGTTSRPTMMLMDAWRDGDTFHVEFDLPGVDPSSIDLDVERNVVTVNAHRESMADEVERLAAERPRGHFSRQLVLGENLDTDNITANYADGVLALEIPVAESAKPRKIEIGHNANSRGSAKSITS from the coding sequence ATGCTGATGCGCACAGATCCGTTCCGTGAGATTGACCGACTCACCCAACAGCTGTTGGGCACGACCGGCACAACATCGCGTCCGACCATGATGCTCATGGACGCCTGGCGTGATGGCGACACCTTCCACGTCGAATTCGACCTTCCCGGCGTGGATCCGTCGAGCATCGACCTAGACGTCGAGCGCAACGTCGTGACTGTCAATGCACACCGCGAATCGATGGCCGATGAAGTCGAACGGCTAGCAGCCGAACGACCACGCGGACACTTCAGTCGGCAATTGGTGCTCGGTGAGAACCTCGACACCGACAACATCACCGCGAACTATGCCGATGGTGTACTGGCGTTGGAAATCCCGGTCGCGGAATCTGCCAAACCACGCAAGATCGAAATTGGCCATAACGCCAACTCGAGAGGAAGCGCAAAGTCGATCACGTCCTAG
- a CDS encoding heavy metal translocating P-type ATPase gives MTTDTTDSTREVQLDISGMSCAACVSRVERQLEKLDGVEASVNLPLNQAFVKAPVGLEDQVLVEAVSKAGYDATLPGQQQPTQGEDDELESPAVDDAPGAAELKPRLIVSAILTVPLFLISMFTAFQFPHWGWVAMVLSFPVTFWGGWPFHRGAVMAARHGSSTMDTLVSIGVTAAWVYSTVELVLHPTMTAAAGTHDHSLYYETAGVVTTFLLLGRYLEARAKNRASEALRSLLNLAATKATVLRDGQEVVIDAAELQVGDQFVVRPGEKIATDGFVVSGQSAVDTSLITGESVPVEIAEHDTVIGATMNTSGRLVVRATRTGSDTTLAQMGQLVSRAQSEKAPIARLADRISSVFVPIVLVIALVTLAVWWLLGEPATAFRAAVTVLIIACPCALGLATPIGLLAGTGRASQMGILISGPQVLEDSRGVDTVVLDKTGTVTEGNMAVSNVVAFGNRDAEDVLVAAAAVELGSEHPIAQAIVDAGQQHTTLPQVMGFSSTAGGGVTGTILTPDAQYKVAAGRSVFIAEHVEGLTAEHEQMFAEAEAAGATAVWVAIDGQIAGIISLQDQIKATSAAAIAELKDMGLTPILLTGDNEHVARQVAAEVGIDPAHVFAGVQPQDKVDKVKELQAAGRTVAMVGDGINDAPALAQADLGIAMGSGTDVAREAADITVMGSSVTQVSQALQLSRKTLQIIRTNLFWAFAYNTAGIPIAALGLLNPMFAGAAMAASSVLVVLNSLRLTRFGR, from the coding sequence ATGACAACCGACACGACGGATTCCACCCGCGAAGTGCAACTCGATATCAGCGGCATGTCGTGTGCCGCGTGTGTCTCGCGGGTGGAACGTCAGCTCGAAAAACTTGACGGGGTCGAAGCCTCCGTCAACCTGCCGCTGAACCAAGCCTTCGTCAAAGCCCCCGTCGGCCTCGAAGATCAGGTCCTCGTCGAGGCGGTCTCCAAGGCAGGTTACGACGCGACCCTGCCGGGACAGCAACAACCCACTCAGGGCGAAGACGACGAGCTGGAATCACCAGCAGTCGATGACGCTCCCGGCGCGGCAGAGCTGAAACCGCGGCTAATCGTCTCGGCAATTCTGACCGTGCCGTTGTTCCTGATCTCGATGTTCACCGCTTTCCAGTTCCCGCACTGGGGCTGGGTTGCGATGGTGCTGTCGTTTCCGGTGACCTTCTGGGGCGGTTGGCCATTCCACCGGGGCGCGGTCATGGCCGCCCGGCACGGCAGCTCGACCATGGACACGCTGGTCTCGATCGGGGTGACCGCCGCGTGGGTATATTCGACGGTGGAACTGGTGCTGCACCCGACCATGACCGCAGCGGCCGGCACGCACGACCACTCGCTGTATTACGAGACCGCCGGCGTGGTGACCACGTTCTTATTGTTGGGTCGCTATTTAGAAGCCCGAGCGAAAAACCGTGCCAGCGAGGCCCTACGTTCGCTATTGAACCTGGCCGCAACCAAGGCCACCGTGTTGCGCGATGGCCAAGAAGTCGTGATTGATGCCGCCGAACTGCAGGTGGGCGATCAATTCGTGGTCCGTCCCGGTGAAAAGATCGCCACCGACGGGTTTGTGGTGTCCGGTCAGTCAGCTGTGGATACCTCATTGATCACCGGTGAATCGGTCCCCGTGGAGATCGCTGAACACGATACTGTCATCGGCGCGACGATGAACACGTCGGGTCGGCTCGTGGTTCGAGCAACTCGGACCGGATCAGACACGACCTTGGCCCAGATGGGGCAGCTCGTCTCCCGTGCGCAGTCCGAAAAAGCGCCAATCGCCCGATTGGCTGACCGCATTTCGTCGGTCTTCGTCCCCATCGTCTTGGTCATCGCGCTGGTGACGTTGGCGGTCTGGTGGCTGTTGGGTGAGCCAGCGACCGCGTTTCGTGCGGCCGTCACCGTGCTGATCATTGCCTGCCCGTGTGCCTTAGGCCTGGCGACCCCGATTGGCCTGCTGGCCGGGACCGGCCGGGCCTCACAAATGGGGATTCTCATTAGCGGCCCACAGGTATTAGAAGATTCTCGCGGGGTCGACACCGTGGTGCTCGACAAGACCGGGACCGTGACTGAAGGGAACATGGCCGTTTCCAACGTTGTCGCCTTCGGGAATCGCGATGCCGAAGATGTCCTGGTGGCTGCAGCTGCCGTCGAGCTCGGCTCAGAGCACCCGATTGCCCAAGCGATTGTTGACGCTGGTCAGCAACACACGACGCTGCCGCAGGTGATGGGCTTTTCGTCAACTGCCGGTGGCGGCGTCACCGGCACGATCCTGACACCTGATGCGCAGTACAAGGTTGCCGCGGGACGCTCGGTCTTCATCGCGGAGCACGTTGAGGGCCTGACTGCAGAACACGAACAAATGTTCGCTGAGGCGGAAGCTGCTGGAGCGACTGCCGTTTGGGTCGCAATTGACGGGCAGATCGCAGGCATCATCTCGCTGCAGGATCAGATTAAAGCCACCTCGGCGGCCGCCATAGCCGAGTTGAAGGACATGGGCCTGACCCCAATCCTGCTCACCGGTGACAACGAGCATGTGGCCCGGCAGGTCGCGGCGGAAGTTGGAATCGATCCGGCGCACGTATTCGCCGGGGTGCAACCCCAAGACAAGGTTGACAAGGTCAAAGAGCTCCAAGCTGCGGGTCGTACCGTCGCGATGGTCGGCGATGGGATCAACGACGCGCCCGCCCTGGCACAAGCTGACCTGGGGATCGCCATGGGATCTGGCACCGATGTGGCCCGCGAAGCCGCAGACATCACCGTTATGGGCTCATCTGTCACGCAGGTGTCCCAGGCACTGCAGCTATCTCGGAAGACACTGCAGATTATCCGCACGAACCTGTTCTGGGCATTTGCCTATAACACCGCGGGCATCCCCATTGCTGCCCTGGGGTTACTCAACCCGATGTTCGCAGGGGCTGCGATGGCGGCCTCGTCAGTCCTGGTGGTACTCAACTCCCTGCGGCTGACCCGATTCGGGCGCTAA
- a CDS encoding aconitate hydratase has translation MAHNVTEKLIHSHLVNGTAQPGHEIGLRIDQTLTQDATGTMVMLELESLGLDRIQTELSVQYVDHNLLQTDAKNPEDHQFLQSAAQRYGLWFSKPGNGVSHPVHQARFGRPGVTMIGSDSHTCAAGAIGMLAIGAGGLEIAMAMAGDPLYVQMPEVWGVELTGQLPDWVSAKDVILEMLRRHGVKGGTGRVVEYYGDGLKHLTAMDRHVIANMGAELGATTSVFPADDVTREFFEAVGRPEDFTELIADEGATYDVQEHINLSELEPLIAYPSSPGNVVPVREVAGEDVFQVVVGSSANPGLRDFAIVAEILRGRQAHDQVSLDINPTSREILMDLTKGGWTFELLSSGARLHQSGCMGCIGMGQAPAIGRNSLRTMPRNFPGRSGTDEDAVWLCSPETAAAAALTGKITDPRELDMEYPSFQLPKQYSVNNDMLLPPLDEEEARKVELVKGHNIESLPEFDDLPDELELPVLLKVGDNVSTDEIMPAGSRVLPYRSNIPKMAEFVYIQVDDTYSKRAADNSGEHAIVGGDNYGQGSSREHAVIAPRYLGLRVVVAQSFARIHWQNLANFGVLALEFENPEDYDRLSQNDVLRFTGLHEALKQGSTITADLNGEELTLRHRLSERQVDMVLAGGRIPHRAAEKASSEETPEEEIRPMQPEG, from the coding sequence ATGGCACACAACGTGACAGAAAAGCTCATCCACAGTCACCTGGTCAACGGCACCGCACAGCCGGGCCACGAAATTGGACTACGCATAGACCAAACCCTGACCCAAGATGCCACGGGCACCATGGTGATGCTCGAATTAGAATCTCTGGGTCTGGACCGCATTCAAACCGAATTATCGGTTCAATACGTGGACCACAATTTGCTGCAAACCGATGCGAAGAACCCTGAAGATCACCAGTTTTTGCAGTCTGCAGCCCAGCGCTACGGCCTCTGGTTTTCCAAACCCGGCAATGGCGTATCCCATCCGGTGCACCAGGCCAGATTCGGCCGGCCGGGTGTGACCATGATTGGTTCAGACTCCCACACGTGTGCCGCCGGGGCAATTGGCATGCTGGCCATCGGCGCCGGTGGGTTAGAAATCGCAATGGCCATGGCCGGGGACCCGCTGTATGTGCAGATGCCGGAAGTCTGGGGTGTCGAACTGACCGGACAGTTGCCCGACTGGGTCTCGGCCAAAGATGTCATCCTTGAAATGCTGCGACGCCACGGGGTCAAAGGCGGGACCGGGCGAGTCGTGGAATACTACGGCGACGGCTTGAAACACCTGACTGCGATGGACCGCCATGTGATTGCCAACATGGGCGCCGAACTGGGCGCGACCACCAGTGTCTTCCCGGCCGACGATGTCACCCGAGAATTCTTTGAAGCCGTGGGACGCCCCGAAGACTTCACCGAGTTGATCGCCGATGAAGGCGCAACCTACGACGTCCAAGAACACATCAACCTATCCGAACTCGAACCGCTCATCGCCTACCCATCCTCACCGGGCAACGTCGTCCCCGTGCGCGAAGTCGCCGGGGAAGACGTCTTCCAAGTCGTCGTCGGGTCGTCTGCGAATCCTGGGCTGCGCGATTTCGCGATCGTGGCGGAAATACTTCGCGGACGCCAAGCACACGATCAAGTCTCCTTAGACATCAACCCCACCTCTCGAGAGATCCTGATGGACCTGACCAAAGGCGGATGGACCTTTGAGCTGCTCAGTTCCGGCGCTCGCCTGCATCAGTCCGGCTGTATGGGATGTATCGGGATGGGCCAAGCCCCCGCGATCGGCCGCAACAGCTTGCGCACGATGCCGCGAAACTTCCCCGGCCGTTCAGGTACCGACGAAGACGCCGTCTGGCTATGTTCGCCCGAAACCGCAGCAGCTGCGGCACTGACCGGCAAGATTACCGACCCTCGTGAGCTGGACATGGAATACCCCAGCTTCCAGTTGCCCAAGCAGTACAGCGTCAACAATGACATGCTGCTGCCGCCTCTGGACGAGGAAGAGGCCCGGAAAGTCGAACTGGTCAAAGGCCACAACATCGAGTCCTTACCGGAGTTCGATGATCTCCCCGACGAACTTGAATTGCCCGTCCTGCTCAAGGTCGGTGACAACGTCTCGACCGATGAAATTATGCCCGCCGGTTCACGCGTGCTGCCGTATCGCAGCAACATCCCCAAGATGGCCGAATTCGTGTACATCCAGGTTGATGACACCTATTCCAAGCGAGCCGCGGACAACTCCGGCGAACATGCCATCGTGGGTGGGGACAACTACGGGCAGGGCTCCTCACGCGAACACGCCGTCATCGCGCCCCGATATCTGGGGTTACGCGTGGTCGTAGCGCAATCATTTGCGCGCATTCACTGGCAAAATCTGGCCAACTTCGGGGTGTTGGCCCTCGAATTTGAAAACCCGGAAGACTACGATCGGCTCAGCCAAAACGATGTGCTGCGCTTCACCGGACTTCACGAGGCACTGAAACAGGGTTCGACGATTACCGCTGACCTCAACGGCGAAGAGCTCACACTGCGACACCGGTTGTCCGAACGACAAGTTGACATGGTCTTAGCTGGTGGTCGCATCCCACACCGCGCAGCCGAAAAAGCTAGCTCCGAAGAGACTCCGGAAGAAGAGATCCGGCCCATGCAGCCCGAAGGCTAG
- a CDS encoding PaaI family thioesterase — MTDPDRHHTLPASVDPATVVRGDFGPHDHPILGSPDRAPEWLGFHVSEYGDGYARAHMRVRADMLNGFNIAHGGMIFAFADTCFAWACNNPDGDGSVVTVTQGADVNFLSSPAEGAMLTAIGVRHSSTGRSGLCDVTVTDDQQQVVLEFRGRFRTVTRR, encoded by the coding sequence ATGACAGATCCCGATCGCCATCACACGCTGCCCGCTTCAGTTGATCCTGCCACGGTCGTGCGCGGCGATTTCGGTCCGCATGATCATCCCATTTTGGGCTCACCAGACCGGGCGCCGGAGTGGCTGGGATTTCACGTTTCCGAATATGGCGACGGCTATGCTCGGGCGCACATGCGGGTCCGGGCCGATATGCTCAACGGTTTCAACATCGCCCACGGTGGCATGATCTTTGCCTTTGCCGACACGTGTTTCGCGTGGGCGTGCAATAACCCCGACGGGGACGGCTCGGTGGTCACCGTAACGCAGGGTGCTGACGTTAATTTCCTGTCTTCACCCGCAGAAGGTGCCATGCTGACTGCGATCGGCGTGCGTCACTCCTCGACCGGTCGATCAGGACTGTGTGATGTCACTGTCACCGATGATCAGCAACAAGTCGTTCTAGAATTCCGCGGCCGGTTCCGCACTGTGACACGGCGTTGA
- the hutG gene encoding formimidoylglutamase — translation MTDFEFPEWTGRNDGPGPEHARWHSRIAPVDEATAGFVLLGLASDEGVVRNQGRAGAVDGPAAIRAQLGSIAVHHDIPLFDGGDVQVVDGDLESAQQRYGEALAQLLRQGKLTVGLGGGHEITWASYLGVRGAFPDARLGIINLDAHFDNRPTEIATSGTGFAQIMAAEAGRPTLVSAMGIAEASNTADLFNRARQSGIGWVTDDRWITYPSDAGQSVAQLLQQVDIVYLTIDLDVLPAAVAPGVSTPATYGVPLPLVSAVIDHVASSGKLVHADIAELSPSLDPTNATAAVAARFVDRLTTAARGRHLTGGLAPESGQPQGVEYHQD, via the coding sequence ATGACTGACTTTGAATTTCCCGAATGGACCGGTCGCAATGATGGTCCCGGCCCGGAACATGCCCGCTGGCACTCCCGAATTGCTCCGGTTGACGAGGCAACTGCTGGGTTTGTGCTGTTGGGGTTGGCCTCTGATGAGGGCGTGGTCCGGAATCAGGGCCGTGCCGGGGCGGTCGACGGTCCAGCAGCAATTCGAGCTCAGTTAGGTTCCATTGCCGTCCACCATGATATTCCGTTATTTGATGGCGGCGATGTGCAGGTCGTGGACGGAGATCTTGAATCAGCACAGCAGCGCTATGGTGAAGCGCTGGCCCAGTTGCTGCGCCAAGGGAAGTTGACCGTAGGGCTGGGTGGGGGCCACGAAATTACCTGGGCATCCTATTTGGGCGTGCGCGGTGCGTTCCCTGATGCACGGTTAGGCATTATCAATCTGGATGCCCATTTCGATAATCGGCCCACCGAAATCGCCACCTCGGGTACCGGATTCGCGCAAATTATGGCAGCTGAAGCCGGACGCCCCACACTGGTCTCGGCGATGGGTATCGCCGAGGCGTCCAACACGGCCGATCTCTTCAACCGAGCACGCCAATCCGGTATCGGGTGGGTCACCGACGATCGATGGATCACCTACCCAAGTGATGCCGGGCAATCGGTCGCGCAATTACTCCAACAAGTCGATATCGTGTATCTGACGATTGACCTGGACGTGTTGCCGGCAGCGGTTGCGCCGGGGGTGAGTACCCCGGCGACCTATGGTGTGCCGTTGCCGCTGGTGTCTGCGGTGATTGATCATGTGGCGTCCTCGGGCAAGCTGGTACACGCCGATATCGCGGAACTTAGCCCGAGCCTGGACCCCACGAACGCAACGGCGGCAGTGGCAGCCCGGTTCGTTGACCGGCTCACCACTGCCGCGCGCGGCAGGCATCTTACGGGTGGATTAGCGCCCGAATCGGGTCAGCCGCAGGGAGTTGAGTACCACCAGGACTGA
- a CDS encoding metal-sensitive transcriptional regulator, with translation MATTQASEPDSVGYSDTKDDYVKRLARIEGQVRGIKRMLENDTYCIDVLTQISAVNKALHSLSLGLVTDHMNHCVIDAVASGDEAVIEEKVQEVSATIGRLLR, from the coding sequence ATGGCAACCACACAAGCTTCGGAACCCGATTCGGTCGGCTATTCCGATACCAAAGATGACTACGTCAAACGGCTTGCTCGTATTGAAGGCCAAGTTCGTGGCATCAAGCGCATGCTCGAAAACGATACGTACTGTATTGATGTGCTCACTCAAATTTCGGCGGTCAATAAAGCGCTCCACTCGCTGAGCCTGGGACTGGTGACCGACCATATGAACCACTGCGTCATCGATGCGGTCGCATCCGGCGATGAAGCAGTTATTGAAGAAAAAGTACAAGAAGTCTCGGCCACTATCGGCCGGCTCCTACGGTAA
- a CDS encoding pyridoxamine 5'-phosphate oxidase family protein, with translation MDTENPITQLSAEDALKFLSERSLGRLAISINGRPDVFPVNYAINARSPDDVVAYIRASAGNKLFATAVGSPLALETDLVETETATSAILYGTARQVQYPDELQLVDSMGLTAWIADYKPEVIAIDVERISGRTFKLGPAPDNPLTETPD, from the coding sequence ATGGACACTGAAAACCCCATCACCCAGCTCAGCGCAGAAGACGCCCTCAAATTTCTGTCTGAAAGGTCTCTTGGCAGACTCGCGATTTCAATCAATGGCCGGCCCGACGTTTTCCCGGTCAACTATGCCATCAACGCACGTTCCCCCGATGATGTCGTGGCCTATATTCGAGCTTCTGCGGGCAATAAATTATTCGCCACAGCCGTCGGCTCACCGCTCGCCCTGGAAACGGATCTCGTCGAAACCGAAACTGCCACCAGCGCTATCCTGTACGGCACGGCTCGACAAGTCCAATACCCGGACGAACTTCAACTGGTCGACTCTATGGGCCTTACCGCCTGGATTGCCGACTACAAACCCGAAGTCATCGCCATCGATGTCGAGCGCATCTCGGGGCGCACCTTTAAACTAGGTCCCGCTCCGGATAACCCCCTCACCGAGACCCCCGACTGA
- a CDS encoding asparagine synthase-related protein — MSAIVAAHGPFETSDVQRMLDRLAHRGPDGVGIQQTGAETPAVLGSRYLAITDPENGYQPVAGHQPGTWMIGDGKIYNYRRIRERLGTERFRTNTDLEAALLLFEDQGLAAFEQLWGAFALVVATADGQFVAARDSLGVAPLYWARRGDTVVFASELKAFDEDWRPAVEPFPPGYIWTPSGGLETGPRFPASTPVLLTSRAPSEEPPAWIFDAIRDTIIRSVERSMDAAVPMGVLLSGGVDSSIVTAIAAKLAAERGWTLPTFSVGMADSGDLLAARAVAEHTGTEHHELTYTAEDAIALVPRVIAQLESFDPNLVHSAVPHHFVNQLAADKVKVVLAGEGADELFAGYASYARHETGEALHEDLVAMVEGMHISGLQRVDRIAGAHGLEARLPFLDLDVVELALALPPEWKLLSAERPAKWMLRRAFDGWLPDDILWRRKEKFGEGTGMNEVLQDHFEDTIPEAVFQQEATEVNPPLRSREQLAYYRVFTDALPGFDVDRAGARYIQG; from the coding sequence ATGTCCGCAATTGTGGCAGCACACGGCCCTTTCGAAACGTCAGACGTGCAACGCATGCTTGATCGTCTCGCCCATCGAGGCCCAGACGGGGTGGGGATACAACAAACCGGAGCCGAAACCCCAGCGGTGTTGGGATCACGGTATTTGGCCATCACCGATCCAGAAAATGGGTATCAACCGGTAGCTGGACACCAACCAGGAACGTGGATGATCGGTGACGGGAAAATCTATAATTACCGACGCATCCGGGAGCGCCTCGGGACGGAACGCTTCCGCACCAACACGGATCTTGAAGCCGCGCTGTTGCTCTTTGAAGACCAAGGTTTGGCGGCATTCGAACAACTCTGGGGTGCCTTTGCGCTCGTCGTGGCGACTGCCGATGGACAGTTCGTAGCGGCCCGTGACTCACTCGGGGTCGCTCCGCTTTATTGGGCCAGACGTGGTGACACCGTGGTGTTCGCCTCGGAACTCAAAGCATTCGACGAAGACTGGCGGCCAGCAGTGGAGCCATTCCCGCCCGGGTACATCTGGACGCCCAGCGGTGGCCTGGAGACCGGACCGCGTTTCCCCGCGAGCACCCCGGTGTTACTGACGAGTCGGGCTCCCAGCGAAGAGCCACCGGCGTGGATCTTTGACGCCATCCGTGACACCATCATCCGTTCGGTCGAACGCTCGATGGACGCTGCAGTCCCGATGGGGGTTTTGCTCTCGGGTGGCGTGGATTCCAGCATCGTCACCGCGATCGCCGCCAAACTGGCAGCAGAACGCGGGTGGACCCTTCCGACCTTCTCGGTGGGCATGGCTGATAGCGGAGATCTGCTCGCAGCACGAGCAGTAGCTGAACACACCGGTACCGAGCACCATGAACTCACCTACACCGCAGAGGATGCCATTGCCCTGGTTCCTCGCGTCATCGCGCAGCTCGAGTCCTTCGACCCCAACTTAGTCCACAGCGCGGTCCCTCATCATTTCGTCAACCAGCTGGCGGCCGACAAGGTCAAAGTTGTTCTCGCCGGCGAAGGTGCCGATGAATTATTTGCCGGTTATGCGTCCTACGCTCGGCACGAGACCGGTGAAGCATTGCACGAAGATCTGGTGGCCATGGTCGAAGGGATGCACATCAGTGGTCTCCAGCGAGTTGACCGGATTGCGGGGGCGCATGGGCTCGAAGCCCGGCTGCCATTCCTCGATCTCGATGTCGTCGAACTGGCTCTCGCGTTGCCTCCGGAATGGAAATTACTCAGCGCAGAACGACCCGCCAAGTGGATGCTGCGGCGAGCCTTTGACGGATGGTTGCCCGATGACATTCTCTGGCGCCGTAAAGAAAAATTTGGTGAGGGCACCGGCATGAACGAGGTGCTGCAAGACCATTTTGAGGACACCATCCCTGAAGCGGTGTTCCAACAGGAAGCAACTGAGGTGAATCCGCCCTTGCGATCCCGCGAACAGCTGGCCTATTACCGGGTTTTCACCGACGCCCTGCCAGGATTTGATGTCGATCGGGCCGGCGCCCGGTATATCCAAGGCTGA
- a CDS encoding lysophospholipid acyltransferase family protein, whose amino-acid sequence MAKGSGGLKRGLSRAILTAAGTTLTATDQDGDEPHFPSQAIYYANHSSNLDFVAILAVVPKELQPHVRPIAAADYWGKGLRGAVARGIFNAHLVQRYKDRPYTRADMRVTLRTDSGSSPKAAQLAGMTEVLDEGNSLIIFPEGTRGPSDHVARFHAGLYRLARHAPQLPVVPVTLKHLGRVLPKGAIFPRAHPSQVVVHDPIYLGDNEAQDDFLARAREIIAAELQREG is encoded by the coding sequence ATGGCGAAAGGTTCAGGCGGATTGAAACGCGGCCTGTCGAGAGCGATTTTGACTGCTGCCGGGACCACGCTGACGGCAACTGACCAGGACGGCGACGAACCACATTTTCCGTCCCAGGCAATCTATTACGCCAACCATTCCTCGAACCTGGACTTCGTGGCGATCCTAGCGGTCGTGCCCAAGGAGCTGCAGCCGCACGTGCGACCCATCGCAGCTGCCGACTATTGGGGCAAGGGCCTCCGGGGTGCCGTGGCGCGCGGAATTTTCAACGCGCACCTGGTGCAGCGCTATAAAGACCGGCCCTATACGCGCGCCGATATGCGGGTCACGCTGCGCACGGACTCTGGCAGCTCACCGAAGGCAGCGCAACTGGCCGGGATGACCGAAGTCCTGGACGAGGGTAACTCGCTGATTATTTTCCCGGAAGGCACCCGTGGACCCTCCGATCATGTCGCGAGGTTCCACGCCGGGCTCTACCGGCTAGCTCGGCACGCGCCGCAGCTGCCGGTTGTGCCGGTGACGCTCAAACATTTGGGGCGGGTCCTGCCCAAGGGCGCGATTTTCCCTCGAGCCCATCCCTCCCAAGTCGTCGTCCACGACCCGATCTATTTGGGCGACAACGAAGCACAGGATGATTTTTTGGCTCGAGCTCGAGAGATTATCGCAGCCGAACTGCAACGGGAAGGTTAG
- a CDS encoding heavy-metal-associated domain-containing protein, which yields MAQTTLQLEGLTCQNCVGSVSKALYGLPGVAEVDVDLVNDGISTAIVTSNPTPSPEQFQTAINDAGYTVVDYSFNI from the coding sequence ATGGCACAGACCACCCTGCAACTTGAAGGCCTTACCTGCCAGAACTGCGTCGGCTCAGTCTCGAAAGCGCTCTACGGGCTTCCGGGCGTTGCAGAGGTAGACGTTGACTTGGTCAACGATGGTATCTCAACCGCGATCGTCACCTCGAACCCGACGCCTTCCCCCGAACAGTTCCAGACCGCCATCAACGACGCCGGATATACCGTCGTTGACTACTCCTTCAACATCTAA